One Podarcis raffonei isolate rPodRaf1 chromosome 3, rPodRaf1.pri, whole genome shotgun sequence genomic region harbors:
- the FBXO9 gene encoding F-box only protein 9 isoform X8 has product MQLVPDIEFKITYTRSPDGDSIGKSYIEDNENDSKMADLLSYFQQQFTLQESSIKLCQPELDMNQTHISVLPMELMMYIFRWVVSSDLDLRSLEQLSLVCRGFYICARDPEIWRQACLKVWGRTCNKLVPYTSWREMFLERPRVRFDGVYISKTTYIRQGEQSLDGFYRAWHQVDYYRYMRFFPDGQVMMLTTPEEPQSIVPRLRTKNTRTDAILLGHYRLSQDTDNQTKVFAVMTKKKEEKPIDYHKYRYFCRVPVQETDHSFHVGLQLCSSGRQRFNKLVWIHHSCHITYKSTGETAVSSFDIDKMYTPLFFARVKSFTAFSERPL; this is encoded by the exons ATGCAACTGGTCCCAGATATTGAGTTTAAGATCACCTATACCCGATCTCCAGATGGTGACAGTATTGGGAAAAGCTA CATTGAAGATAATGAGAATGATAGCAAGATGGCTGACCTTCTATCCTACTTTCAACAGCAATTTACTCTTCAGGAATCATCCATCAAACTGTGTCAGCCTGAGCTTGATATGAATCAGACTCATATCTCAG TGTTGCCAATGGAGCTGATGATGTATATTTTTCGATGGGTGGTTTCCAGTGATCTGGACCTGAGGTCTTTAGAACAGTTATCATTGgtctgcagaggcttctacattTGTGCCAG GGACCCTGAAATCTGGCGTCAGGCTTGTTTGAAGGTTTGGGGCAGGACCTGTAACAAATTGGTTCCTTATACCTCATGGAGGGAAATGTTTTTGGAAAGACCTAGAGTTCGATTTGATG GAGTATACATCAGCAAGACAACATACATACGTCAAGGAGAACAGTCTCTTGATGGCTTCTATAGGGCATGGCACCAAGTGGATTATTACAG GTACATGAGATTCTTCCCAGATGGCCAAGTAATGATGCTAACAACTCCGGAAGAACCTCAGTCTATTGTTCCTCGTTTACGAACTAAAAACACAAG AACGGATGCAATCCTGCTTGGCCATTATCGCCTTTCCCAGGATACGGACAATCAAACCAAAGTATTTGCTGTAATgacaaagaagaaggaagag AAACCAATTGACTACCACAAGTACAGATATTTCTGTCGTGTCCCTGTGCAAGAAACTGATCACAGCTTTCATGTAGGGCTACAGCTGTGTTCCAGTGGCCGCCAGAGATTCAACAAGCTTGTTTGGATTCATCACTCTTGTCACATTACTTACAA GTCTACTGGTGAAACAGCAGTCTCTTCTTTTGACATCGACAAGATGTACACCCCTTTGTTCTTTGCACGAGTGAAGAGCTTTACTGCATTTTCAGAAAGACCTCTCTAA